A window of Caretta caretta isolate rCarCar2 chromosome 11, rCarCar1.hap1, whole genome shotgun sequence contains these coding sequences:
- the LOC142068497 gene encoding maestro heat-like repeat family member 5, with amino-acid sequence MIECENPQLPAVFREAITIVQSEREEEQRTIAMAFCIEFLQSPSIDTVLTKSELRAQLMEWTKDTNPVICKLSLRGLGSIVFQPEKVRWLQAQLPGTVARFCDRDGGCVKEAMQKAGDIIYLLKREGLGSISQDIAVSLRPFIDDERGSVRSAAISLLGNVVSRVQDPDKALVQQEIIHCLLPLLLHLADQEESVTLRCKLTLFRCAVFLGWAHLKRLFRSMAWDGSSQLLKSVGKCLVGEFLVP; translated from the exons atgatcgagtgtgagaaccctcagctccctgcagttttcagagaggcaatcaccatcgtccagagtgagagggaggaggagcagagaacaatTGCCATGGCTTTCTGTATTGAG tttctccagagtccttccattgacacagtACTGACAAAATCAGAGCTCCGGGCGCAGCTCATGGAATGGACCAAGGACACAAATCCCGTCATATGTaagctcagtctgcgaggccttggcagtattgtgttccagccagaaaag GTGAGATGGTTAcaggcccagctgccaggaaccgtggccaggTTTTGTGACCGGGATGGAGGGTGTGTCAAGGAGGCCATGCAGAAAGCTGGAGACATCATCTACCTCCTCaagagggaggggcttggctccatctcccaggacattgcagtcagccttcgccccttcattgatgac gagaggggcagtgtgcgctcagctgccatttcactgcttggcaacgtggtgagcagggtgcaggacccggACAAAGCcctcgtgcagcaggaaatcatccactgcttgctcccgctgctgctgcatcttgcagaccaggaggagagtgtgacacTG cgatgtaaactgacgctcttccgctgcgcagtgtttctcggctgggctcatttgaagaggcTGTTCCGCAgcatggcctgggatggctcctcacagctcttgaagagTGTCGGGAAGTGcctggtaggtgaattccttgtgccttga